In a genomic window of Gloeocapsopsis dulcis:
- a CDS encoding GNAT family N-acetyltransferase, producing MSAIAIKTHRLILRELTLDDLEGLAQIYADPVVMKYYPNSITREETKYQITRMINGYQQRGWGLWATIHKADNKFIGRCGLIPQIVDGCPEVEIGYLLAKEYWGKGLATEAARAIRDYGFGIGCDRLISLIAPGNIASQKVATKTGLCYEKDVIFRGKTVQVYAIASS from the coding sequence ATGAGCGCGATCGCTATTAAAACCCACCGTCTAATCTTGCGCGAACTTACGCTAGATGATCTAGAAGGTTTGGCACAAATCTATGCCGATCCTGTGGTGATGAAGTATTACCCTAACTCAATCACCAGGGAAGAAACAAAGTACCAGATAACGAGAATGATCAATGGCTATCAGCAACGAGGTTGGGGTTTGTGGGCGACAATTCACAAAGCTGATAACAAATTTATTGGACGCTGCGGATTAATCCCGCAAATTGTCGATGGATGTCCCGAAGTTGAAATTGGCTATCTGCTAGCTAAAGAATACTGGGGAAAAGGTTTAGCAACAGAAGCCGCGCGTGCAATTCGCGATTATGGTTTTGGAATAGGGTGCGATCGCCTGATATCTCTGATTGCTCCTGGTAACATTGCATCACAAAAAGTTGCAACAAAAACAGGATTGTGCTACGAAAAAGACGTCATTTTCAGGGGTAAAACTGTACAGGTTTATGCGATCGCCTCAAGCTAA
- a CDS encoding DapH/DapD/GlmU-related protein, with product MRRIRNKVRVALIVLILSTLTIGGIAFSAERKELFSLARPATIAVNSSFLSPLDELFGDIAIGRGVFISGNTVVRADPGTSICLESETNLQDNILFLALRNLPSPQSTRCGRLGATGISSSTGEKVSIAHQAKIENSYIGNFTFIGFRAYLNNVVLEDGAFVLHGARLTNVKIGKNRLVPIGATITTQAQADALPLKTDENSEFQTEVLEVNEEFAEHYSELYDNEGFDAVVGASVAPRTSWNPKPVKPTLGRNVQIAEFVRVVGDVRIGDNSTIGQRTSIRADEGTPIIIGDNAEIEDRVTFHALKGTSIRIGRNLDSDDNIVFHGPLEVGDNLTIGDDAILFRSQVGNSVNIGSRAIVVGVTLRDGVRVPENAVITTQKQADALRQA from the coding sequence GTGCGCAGAATTAGAAATAAGGTTAGGGTAGCACTCATTGTATTGATTCTGAGTACTCTAACGATTGGAGGAATAGCATTTTCTGCAGAAAGAAAAGAACTGTTTAGCTTAGCCCGCCCAGCAACAATTGCGGTAAACTCCAGTTTTTTAAGTCCACTTGATGAATTATTTGGCGACATTGCGATAGGTAGGGGTGTGTTTATCTCTGGAAACACTGTCGTGAGGGCAGATCCTGGTACGAGTATTTGCTTAGAAAGTGAAACTAACCTGCAAGATAATATTCTTTTCTTAGCATTGCGAAATTTGCCGTCTCCACAATCGACAAGGTGCGGTAGATTAGGAGCTACGGGGATATCGAGTAGTACGGGTGAGAAAGTTAGCATTGCGCATCAAGCAAAAATCGAAAACTCGTATATTGGTAACTTCACCTTTATTGGTTTTCGGGCATATCTCAATAATGTCGTGCTAGAAGATGGCGCTTTTGTCTTACACGGTGCGAGACTCACAAATGTCAAGATCGGTAAAAATCGGCTTGTACCAATTGGGGCAACAATTACGACGCAAGCGCAGGCAGATGCTTTACCGCTAAAAACTGATGAGAATTCTGAGTTTCAGACTGAAGTACTCGAAGTTAATGAGGAATTTGCCGAACACTACAGCGAACTCTATGACAACGAGGGCTTTGATGCGGTTGTTGGCGCAAGCGTAGCACCAAGAACTTCTTGGAACCCCAAACCTGTTAAACCGACTTTGGGTAGAAATGTGCAAATTGCCGAGTTTGTGCGAGTTGTCGGCGATGTCAGAATAGGCGATAACAGTACCATTGGTCAACGCACATCAATTCGGGCGGATGAAGGCACTCCGATCATTATTGGCGACAATGCGGAAATTGAAGACCGCGTGACTTTTCATGCACTCAAAGGTACTAGTATTCGTATTGGTAGAAATTTGGATAGTGATGACAATATTGTCTTTCATGGACCATTGGAAGTTGGTGACAATCTGACTATAGGTGATGATGCGATCTTATTTCGCTCGCAAGTGGGTAATAGTGTGAATATCGGCAGTCGAGCAATTGTAGTTGGTGTTACGCTGCGTGATGGCGTGCGTGTTCCTGAAAACGCAGTAATTACGACTCAGAAGCAAGCTGATGCTTTAAGACAAGCTTGA
- a CDS encoding hemolysin family protein, giving the protein MSSMNFEILIIFLLIVANGILAMSEIAVVSSRKARLQQLANEGDAKARVALKLAKSPNNFLSTVQVGITLIGVLTGAFGGATIATNLASYLQQIPVLAPYSQAIALAIVVLTITYLSLIIGELVPKRLALNNPERIAANIAMPMRMVSAIVSPAVYLLSASTDFVLRILGIGPSTEPLVTEEEIKVLIEQGTEAGTFEVAEQDMVERVFRLGDRPVGALMTPRPEIVWLDLEDSLEVNCHKIIDGGHSRFPVCQGGLDNVLGIVPVSDLLARCLSNQPLDLTVSLRQPVFVPESTRGLKVLEMFKQTGTHIALVVDEYGVIQGLVTLNDILIEIVGDVPSDDDQEEPQAVQREDGSWLLDGMLSIDEFFELFAIKEMPAEHRGSYQTLGGFVITHLGRIPIASDYFEWQGMRIEVVDMDGNRVDKVLAAPMKT; this is encoded by the coding sequence ATCTCCTCCATGAACTTTGAAATTCTCATCATTTTTCTGCTGATCGTCGCTAATGGCATATTGGCTATGTCAGAAATAGCGGTTGTCTCATCACGTAAGGCACGGTTGCAACAATTGGCAAATGAAGGTGATGCCAAAGCACGAGTGGCATTAAAGCTTGCCAAGTCGCCGAATAACTTTCTATCAACTGTGCAGGTGGGAATTACACTGATTGGGGTTCTTACAGGTGCTTTTGGTGGTGCGACGATCGCCACAAATCTCGCGAGTTATCTCCAGCAAATTCCTGTACTTGCGCCGTATAGTCAAGCGATCGCCTTAGCTATTGTAGTTTTGACCATTACGTATCTTTCACTGATTATCGGTGAACTTGTGCCGAAGCGCCTAGCATTAAATAACCCCGAACGAATTGCTGCTAATATTGCGATGCCCATGCGGATGGTTTCGGCGATCGTTTCTCCAGCTGTATATCTGTTGAGTGCTTCTACAGATTTTGTCTTACGCATCCTCGGAATTGGTCCCTCGACTGAACCGTTGGTAACTGAAGAGGAAATTAAAGTTTTAATCGAACAAGGAACTGAGGCGGGAACCTTTGAAGTTGCTGAACAAGATATGGTTGAACGTGTCTTTCGGCTGGGCGATCGCCCTGTAGGTGCTTTGATGACGCCACGTCCAGAGATTGTCTGGCTTGACTTGGAAGACTCCCTTGAAGTAAATTGCCATAAAATTATTGATGGCGGTCACTCGCGCTTTCCTGTATGTCAAGGAGGATTAGATAACGTTTTAGGAATTGTGCCTGTTAGTGACTTACTTGCCCGTTGCTTGTCGAATCAACCATTAGATTTAACCGTTTCGCTGCGTCAGCCAGTATTTGTTCCAGAAAGTACGCGTGGGTTGAAAGTTTTGGAAATGTTTAAGCAAACTGGGACGCATATTGCCCTTGTTGTTGATGAATACGGTGTGATTCAAGGGCTAGTCACACTCAATGACATTCTGATTGAAATTGTCGGTGATGTTCCTTCCGACGACGATCAGGAAGAACCCCAAGCGGTACAACGCGAAGATGGTTCTTGGTTGCTGGATGGGATGTTATCAATCGATGAATTCTTTGAGCTTTTTGCAATTAAGGAAATGCCCGCAGAACACCGTGGTAGTTATCAAACTTTAGGTGGTTTTGTGATTACTCATCTGGGTCGCATTCCCATAGCTTCTGACTATTTTGAATGGCAAGGAATGCGAATTGAGGTCGTTGATATGGACGGTAATCGCGTTGATAAAGTGCTAGCTGCACCAATGAAAACTTAG
- the mfd gene encoding transcription-repair coupling factor, which yields MAFFSIVRALGRSPLTTEILAKLDRQRVCRLNGIPRLPKGLVASALAQEAQSHLLVVCSTLEEAGRWTAQLEAMGWQTTHFYPTSEASPYEPFDPETEMTWGQMQVLADLVRGNGSSVTGNGQERHFPIPNSQFPNMAIVATQAALQPHLPPLEAFQPYCLNITQGMELDLDAFGDKLVQLGYERVPLVETEGQWSRRGDIVDVFPVASELPVRLEWFGDEIEQIREFDPATQRSRSTNGSALDKIDSLVLTPTTFAPIIISSLADKKQQVKTYLSPEEQEQLETNQTLEGSRRFLGLAFDQPASLLDYLPENTLIAIDEIEQCQAHSDRWVENAEEQHAALSNIPRIHRAFEDSLATASNFRQLHLSELVLETEPLPLTPQRHLLQVGEAAQRSGSSSSLNLASRSVPVTPHQFGKIAETIRTERDRGFSVWLVSAQPSRSVSLLQEHDCPAQFIPNPRDFQAIDKLQISHTPVALKYSGLAELEGFILPTFRLAVVTDREFFGQHTLATPSYVRKRRQAASKQVDLNKLRPGDYVVHRNHGVGKFLKLESLMLNKETREYIVIQYADGLLRVAADQLGSLSRFRSTTTSPPELNKMTGKAWANTKNRVRKAIKKLAVDLLKLYAARSQQQGCTYPPDQPWQEELEDSFPYQPTTDQLKAVQDVKRDMESDRPMDRLVCGDVGFGKTEVAIRAIFKAVTAGKQVALLAPTTILTQQHYHTLKERFAPYPIQVGLLNRFRSAEERRDIQRRLTTGELDVVVGTHQLLGKGVNFRDLGLLVVDEEQRFGVNQKEKIKSLKTQVDVLTLSATPIPRTLYMSLSGIREMSLITTPPPTRRPIKTHLAPYDSESVRSAIRQELDRGGQVFYVVPRVDGIEETAANLREMIPGGRIAIAHGQMDEGELESTMLTFSNGDADILVCTTIIESGLDIPRVNTILIEDAHRFGLSQLYQLRGRVGRAGIQAHAWLFYPKQRVLSDAARQRLRAIQEFTQLGSGYQLAMRDLEIRGVGNLLGAEQSGQMDTIGFDLYMEMLEEAIREIRGQEIPSVDDTQIDLNLTAFISTDYILDMDQKMSAYRAVAAAKTKEELTQIAAEWSDRYGTIPSGANQLLRVMELKQIAKSLGFSRIKAEGKQHIILETPMEEPAWNLLAANLPEHLRSRFIYSPGKVTVRGLGVLSATQQLENLIDFLSKMQGVLPEPVLT from the coding sequence ATGGCATTTTTTTCCATTGTTCGTGCTTTGGGGCGATCGCCGCTCACAACAGAAATTTTAGCTAAACTTGATCGGCAGCGCGTCTGTCGTTTAAACGGCATTCCTCGCCTTCCTAAAGGATTGGTGGCTTCAGCTTTGGCACAAGAGGCACAATCGCATCTTTTGGTTGTGTGTTCCACCCTCGAAGAAGCCGGACGCTGGACAGCACAGCTTGAAGCAATGGGCTGGCAAACAACGCATTTTTATCCAACTTCTGAAGCTTCTCCCTACGAACCGTTTGACCCTGAAACAGAAATGACATGGGGACAAATGCAGGTTTTGGCAGATTTGGTTAGAGGTAATGGGTCATCGGTAACAGGTAATGGGCAAGAACGACATTTCCCAATTCCCAATTCCCAATTCCCAAACATGGCAATTGTCGCAACTCAAGCGGCATTACAACCACACTTACCACCCTTGGAGGCGTTTCAGCCATATTGCTTGAATATTACCCAGGGGATGGAGTTAGATTTAGATGCTTTTGGTGACAAGCTAGTACAGTTGGGTTACGAACGAGTACCGCTGGTAGAAACTGAAGGACAATGGAGTCGGCGCGGGGATATCGTCGATGTCTTTCCTGTGGCTTCGGAGTTACCAGTACGCTTAGAGTGGTTCGGGGATGAAATTGAGCAAATTCGCGAGTTTGACCCTGCAACCCAGCGATCGCGCAGTACTAATGGTAGCGCTTTGGACAAAATCGATTCACTGGTACTCACTCCGACGACTTTTGCGCCAATTATCATCTCCTCACTTGCTGACAAGAAGCAACAAGTCAAAACCTACTTATCACCAGAAGAACAAGAACAACTTGAGACAAATCAAACTTTAGAAGGTAGCCGTCGCTTCTTAGGTTTAGCCTTCGATCAACCCGCGTCTTTACTTGACTACTTACCCGAAAACACACTGATTGCGATTGATGAAATTGAACAATGTCAAGCCCATAGCGATCGCTGGGTAGAAAACGCCGAGGAACAGCACGCCGCACTCAGTAATATACCACGTATCCATCGCGCTTTTGAGGACTCCTTAGCAACCGCCAGCAATTTCCGCCAACTACATCTATCCGAACTTGTCCTAGAAACAGAACCCTTACCCCTCACCCCTCAACGCCACTTGCTACAAGTCGGCGAAGCCGCCCAACGCAGTGGCTCCTCCTCATCTCTCAATTTAGCGAGTCGTTCTGTACCAGTGACGCCGCATCAATTTGGCAAGATTGCGGAAACGATTCGCACTGAACGCGATCGCGGTTTTTCGGTATGGTTAGTTTCGGCGCAACCTTCGCGTTCCGTTTCCCTATTACAAGAACACGATTGTCCTGCACAATTCATTCCCAATCCCCGCGACTTTCAAGCGATTGATAAGCTGCAAATATCACACACGCCGGTAGCTTTAAAGTATTCGGGTTTAGCAGAACTTGAAGGATTTATTTTACCAACGTTCCGCCTTGCAGTCGTTACAGATCGCGAGTTTTTCGGTCAGCATACCCTGGCAACACCAAGTTATGTTCGCAAGCGCCGTCAAGCTGCATCGAAGCAAGTTGATTTAAATAAACTGCGTCCTGGCGATTATGTTGTCCATCGCAACCACGGTGTCGGGAAGTTTCTCAAACTTGAAAGCTTAATGCTTAATAAAGAAACCCGCGAATATATCGTAATTCAGTATGCTGATGGCTTGTTACGAGTCGCCGCCGATCAACTCGGATCGTTATCGCGATTTCGCAGCACAACTACGTCGCCCCCAGAATTAAACAAGATGACGGGGAAAGCCTGGGCAAATACTAAAAACCGCGTTCGCAAAGCAATTAAGAAATTAGCAGTCGATTTGCTCAAACTATACGCCGCGCGATCGCAACAACAGGGCTGTACCTATCCCCCCGATCAACCTTGGCAAGAAGAATTAGAAGACTCATTTCCCTATCAACCTACAACGGATCAGCTCAAGGCGGTACAAGACGTTAAACGTGATATGGAAAGCGATCGCCCAATGGATCGACTTGTCTGTGGTGATGTCGGTTTCGGGAAAACTGAAGTTGCCATCCGCGCCATATTTAAAGCTGTCACTGCGGGTAAACAAGTTGCCCTCCTTGCCCCTACTACTATCCTCACACAGCAGCATTACCACACGCTCAAGGAACGTTTTGCACCCTACCCAATCCAAGTAGGTTTACTCAACCGCTTCCGCAGTGCCGAAGAACGTCGCGATATTCAACGCCGCCTAACAACCGGAGAATTAGATGTCGTTGTCGGGACACATCAGCTACTGGGTAAAGGCGTGAACTTCCGCGATTTAGGTTTGCTAGTCGTAGACGAAGAACAACGCTTTGGCGTGAATCAAAAGGAGAAAATCAAATCCCTTAAAACGCAAGTCGATGTTTTAACTCTCAGTGCAACTCCCATCCCCCGCACGTTGTATATGTCGCTGTCAGGAATTCGGGAGATGAGTTTGATTACGACACCACCCCCAACTCGTCGCCCAATTAAGACGCATTTAGCCCCGTATGATTCTGAATCTGTTCGTAGTGCGATTCGCCAAGAACTCGATCGCGGCGGACAGGTGTTTTATGTTGTCCCGCGTGTTGATGGTATTGAAGAAACTGCGGCAAACCTACGCGAAATGATTCCAGGAGGAAGAATTGCGATCGCCCACGGGCAAATGGATGAAGGCGAACTGGAATCGACAATGCTAACTTTTAGTAACGGTGACGCAGATATTTTGGTATGTACCACAATTATTGAATCGGGATTGGATATTCCTAGAGTCAACACGATTTTGATCGAAGATGCACACCGTTTTGGATTATCGCAACTATATCAGCTACGCGGTCGTGTTGGTCGTGCAGGAATTCAAGCCCATGCCTGGTTATTTTACCCCAAGCAACGCGTCTTATCTGATGCGGCACGGCAACGTTTACGCGCGATTCAAGAATTTACGCAACTCGGTTCGGGATATCAACTTGCAATGCGCGATCTAGAAATTCGCGGTGTGGGTAATTTACTCGGTGCTGAACAATCCGGTCAAATGGATACGATCGGTTTTGATTTGTATATGGAAATGTTAGAAGAGGCAATACGCGAAATTCGCGGACAAGAAATTCCCAGTGTTGATGATACGCAAATTGACCTCAACCTCACTGCATTTATCTCCACTGACTATATTCTAGATATGGATCAAAAGATGAGTGCATATCGCGCTGTCGCCGCAGCAAAAACGAAAGAAGAATTAACACAAATTGCGGCTGAGTGGAGCGATCGCTACGGTACTATCCCGAGTGGTGCAAATCAATTACTGCGCGTGATGGAACTCAAACAAATCGCCAAATCTTTAGGATTCAGTCGGATTAAAGCTGAAGGTAAACAGCACATTATCCTCGAAACCCCGATGGAAGAACCCGCGTGGAATCTACTTGCAGCAAATTTACCTGAACACTTGCGATCGCGTTTTATCTATTCGCCTGGTAAAGTTACCGTACGCGGTTTAGGTGTTCTTAGCGCGACTCAACAACTCGAAAACCTGATTGATTTCTTAAGTAAAATGCAAGGCGTACTTCCCGAACCTGTACTGACATAA
- a CDS encoding creatininase family protein produces MLLHLSTWIEVETYLETSQGIILPIGSTEQHGPTGLIGTDAICAEAIAHGVGDTTGALVSPTINVGMALHHTAFPGTISLRPSTMILVIRDYITCLAKAGFTKFFFINGHGGNIATLKAAFAETYTYLAEIGVSHADQVQCQVGNWFMCGSVYQLAKELYGDREGSHATPSEVAVTQYVYPKSIKDAPLSPEVGRGHPIYGPVNFRQHYPDGRMGSDPALATPEHGQQLYELAVKELSNNYLEFVGTVSVDS; encoded by the coding sequence ATGCTATTGCATTTAAGTACCTGGATAGAAGTTGAAACTTACCTAGAAACATCTCAAGGTATTATTCTCCCTATAGGTTCTACTGAACAACATGGACCAACCGGATTAATTGGTACGGATGCGATTTGTGCCGAAGCGATCGCGCATGGTGTAGGCGACACTACTGGCGCACTCGTTAGCCCGACAATCAACGTGGGTATGGCACTACATCACACTGCTTTTCCTGGTACAATTAGCCTGCGTCCTAGCACAATGATTTTAGTTATCCGCGACTACATTACGTGTTTAGCTAAAGCGGGATTTACCAAGTTTTTCTTTATCAACGGGCATGGTGGTAATATCGCAACCCTAAAAGCTGCGTTTGCTGAAACTTATACTTATCTTGCAGAAATCGGTGTTTCCCATGCAGATCAAGTCCAGTGTCAAGTTGGCAACTGGTTTATGTGTGGTTCGGTGTATCAGTTAGCAAAGGAATTATACGGCGATCGCGAAGGTTCGCACGCAACTCCGAGTGAAGTCGCGGTGACTCAATACGTTTATCCTAAATCCATTAAAGACGCACCTTTATCTCCGGAAGTCGGTAGAGGACATCCAATATATGGTCCTGTAAACTTTCGCCAGCATTATCCTGATGGACGCATGGGTTCCGATCCCGCGTTAGCGACACCCGAACACGGTCAGCAGTTGTATGAATTAGCGGTTAAAGAATTGAGTAACAATTACTTAGAATTTGTTGGTACTGTGTCAGTTGATTCCTAG
- a CDS encoding BrnT family toxin — MVQFEYDPKKSQGNLAKHGIDFETANLLWSDQYRVELQATSTVEPRFLVIGKIQEKHWSAIVTYRGTNIRIISVRRSRENEVLLYER; from the coding sequence ATGGTGCAGTTTGAGTACGATCCCAAAAAGAGTCAAGGCAATTTAGCCAAACATGGTATTGACTTTGAAACAGCCAATTTGCTTTGGAGTGACCAATATCGGGTGGAGTTGCAAGCTACATCAACAGTGGAACCACGTTTCTTAGTTATTGGTAAAATTCAGGAAAAGCACTGGTCTGCAATTGTCACCTATCGGGGTACGAACATTCGCATTATTTCTGTACGTCGTTCTCGTGAAAATGAGGTGTTGCTTTATGAACGCTGA
- a CDS encoding class I SAM-dependent methyltransferase: MIEEIQEQVAYYNARSQEYDEWFYRIGRYDRGLELNQCWFNEVDVLKSALQDIGEVNSILELACGTGIWTQELLKIGKEITALDASSEMIAINRKKLNDTKIVSYHQVDLFSWQPSKQYDLVFFSFWLSHVPPTQVDDFLAKVYRAVRPSGRVFIIDSCFEPSSTAKDHFFENENEIHQRRKLNNGQEYQIFKIYYQPNVLIDKLTQVGFQASVKQTNNYFIYAEGKKINKL, encoded by the coding sequence ATGATTGAAGAAATCCAAGAACAAGTTGCTTATTACAATGCTCGCTCTCAAGAATATGATGAGTGGTTTTATCGCATTGGTCGTTACGATCGTGGCTTAGAATTAAATCAATGCTGGTTTAATGAAGTAGATGTTCTTAAAAGTGCATTACAAGATATAGGTGAAGTTAATTCAATTTTAGAATTGGCATGTGGTACGGGGATATGGACACAAGAACTACTTAAAATTGGCAAAGAAATTACAGCACTTGATGCCTCTTCTGAAATGATTGCAATAAATCGAAAGAAGTTAAATGATACTAAAATAGTTAGCTATCATCAAGTAGATTTATTTTCTTGGCAACCAAGTAAACAATATGACTTAGTATTTTTTTCTTTCTGGCTATCCCACGTTCCTCCTACACAAGTTGACGATTTTCTAGCCAAGGTTTATCGTGCAGTTCGTCCTAGTGGAAGAGTGTTTATTATTGACTCTTGCTTTGAGCCAAGTTCGACAGCGAAAGACCATTTTTTTGAAAATGAAAACGAAATTCACCAACGTCGCAAGCTAAACAATGGGCAAGAATATCAAATATTTAAAATTTACTATCAACCAAATGTTTTAATAGATAAACTAACCCAAGTTGGCTTTCAGGCAAGTGTAAAACAAACAAATAATTATTTTATTTATGCTGAAGGTAAAAAAATAAATAAACTTTAG
- the brnA gene encoding type II toxin-antitoxin system BrnA family antitoxin, translating into MNAEDLDRKFDEGEDILEYFDISTLKRPGLELQPIEISFPQWMVAALDKEAQRLGIQREAIIKLWLAERLEATPTK; encoded by the coding sequence ATGAACGCTGAAGATCTAGATCGTAAATTTGATGAAGGGGAAGACATTCTGGAATATTTCGATATTTCTACCCTAAAACGCCCTGGGCTAGAACTTCAACCGATTGAAATTAGCTTTCCGCAATGGATGGTAGCCGCACTTGATAAAGAGGCTCAGCGGTTAGGCATTCAGCGTGAGGCTATCATCAAGCTTTGGCTGGCAGAACGCCTTGAGGCTACTCCTACTAAGTAG
- a CDS encoding Uma2 family endonuclease, with the protein MLLELKRLSVPPGQRVLLHEVNWQEFELILDELGEHRSARIAYDNGILEIMTPLPEHEAAKEIIGDLVKALLEELDIEFLTLGSTTFKNQVMFKGIEPDQCFYIQNELAIRGKKRLDLTVDPPPDLALEIDITSRTHPSIYQALGVPELWGFEQGKLQINLLQADKYVVSTNSLIFPEIPLVEAIPQYLEQSRTAGRNTTIKAFRQWVRKLAGDS; encoded by the coding sequence ATGTTATTAGAACTCAAGCGATTGAGTGTTCCACCAGGACAGCGTGTATTGTTACATGAAGTAAATTGGCAGGAGTTTGAGCTAATTTTAGATGAATTAGGAGAGCATCGCTCAGCACGAATTGCTTATGACAATGGAATATTGGAAATCATGACGCCCTTACCAGAACACGAAGCTGCAAAGGAAATTATTGGAGACTTAGTTAAAGCCTTATTAGAGGAGTTGGATATTGAGTTTTTAACCCTTGGTTCTACAACATTTAAGAATCAAGTGATGTTTAAAGGTATCGAACCAGATCAATGTTTTTATATTCAAAATGAGCTAGCAATTCGTGGTAAGAAGCGACTTGATTTAACCGTCGATCCTCCACCTGATTTAGCATTAGAAATTGATATTACTTCTCGGACGCATCCCAGTATTTACCAAGCACTTGGGGTTCCTGAACTTTGGGGTTTTGAGCAAGGTAAACTACAAATTAATTTGCTACAAGCTGATAAATATGTTGTATCCACAAACAGTCTTATCTTTCCAGAAATACCTCTAGTTGAGGCAATTCCTCAGTATTTAGAGCAAAGTAGAACTGCGGGTAGAAATACGACAATAAAAGCCTTTCGTCAGTGGGTAAGAAAACTTGCGGGCGATAGCTGA
- a CDS encoding NgoPII family restriction endonuclease, translating to MTNIKPTAGRQLGITHLRIRGMWTIEHPNKTFSYLNINYQANKTLRLFALIREAKYYSFSSEDRARLEASVNSNLSIKNVQIKSPDNPVKQVSAKLISYQI from the coding sequence GTGACCAATATAAAACCAACCGCAGGGAGACAGTTAGGTATTACTCACTTAAGAATAAGAGGTATGTGGACTATAGAACATCCAAATAAAACTTTTAGTTATCTTAATATTAACTACCAAGCAAACAAAACGTTGAGATTGTTCGCTCTTATACGAGAAGCTAAATATTACTCTTTTTCTTCAGAAGATAGAGCTAGGCTTGAAGCATCAGTTAATTCTAATTTGAGTATTAAAAATGTCCAAATTAAATCACCTGATAACCCTGTTAAACAAGTTTCTGCTAAATTAATTAGCTATCAAATTTAA
- a CDS encoding Uma2 family endonuclease, whose protein sequence is MIQALPKNLSFAEYLAYDDGTDTRYELVYGELVAMSQPTGQHADIAEFSMTLIENTLNNIR, encoded by the coding sequence ATGATTCAAGCTTTACCTAAAAACCTCTCATTTGCGGAATACCTAGCGTATGACGACGGGACAGATACTCGCTATGAACTAGTCTATGGGGAACTAGTCGCAATGAGCCAACCTACTGGACAACACGCTGATATTGCGGAGTTCTCAATGACTCTTATCGAGAATACATTAAACAACATTCGCTAG
- a CDS encoding S41 family peptidase, which yields MTAFSGFFLFLGSGYVQKTVSAQQAITPSTGKVGLVGIAIKQEENTGRLIVETVFPNSPAAAAGVSEGDIIVAINNVPTQRMTPEEAGSLLRGHPNTPVTLAMERAGTQQAYKISPNRELVSGEVALFGVSIRQEEGTGSLIVETVFPNSPAAGVGVSRGDIIEAINGQSTKGMSPERAGELLRGQPDTEVALRLRQPTSRRVLEVETRRAILNLNE from the coding sequence ATGACTGCCTTTTCGGGTTTCTTCCTGTTTCTCGGTAGTGGATATGTTCAGAAAACCGTTTCTGCACAACAAGCTATCACACCATCTACAGGAAAAGTTGGTTTGGTTGGAATTGCGATCAAACAGGAAGAAAATACTGGAAGGCTCATAGTAGAGACTGTATTTCCAAACTCTCCTGCTGCTGCCGCTGGAGTTTCAGAAGGTGATATAATTGTGGCGATTAACAATGTACCTACTCAGAGAATGACTCCGGAGGAAGCAGGATCGCTACTTCGTGGACATCCTAATACGCCAGTTACTTTGGCTATGGAACGAGCAGGTACACAGCAAGCGTATAAAATTAGCCCCAATCGAGAACTGGTTTCTGGAGAAGTTGCTCTTTTTGGAGTTTCAATTCGACAGGAGGAAGGTACTGGAAGCCTTATAGTGGAAACTGTGTTTCCGAACTCTCCTGCTGCTGGGGTCGGGGTTTCAAGAGGCGATATCATTGAAGCTATTAATGGTCAGTCTACTAAAGGAATGAGTCCAGAGAGAGCAGGAGAACTGCTACGTGGTCAGCCAGACACTGAAGTTGCTTTACGTCTACGACAACCAACCTCACGGCGAGTTCTTGAGGTAGAGACGAGGCGGGCAATTCTGAATTTGAATGAATAA